A single window of Anomaloglossus baeobatrachus isolate aAnoBae1 chromosome 5, aAnoBae1.hap1, whole genome shotgun sequence DNA harbors:
- the LOC142312269 gene encoding oocyte zinc finger protein XlCOF29-like has protein sequence MDRDSDKMVERILHLTLEILFRLTGEDYTVVKKTSSERYQAPKFEGWGRPLSPITGPPPHPPIHEDINDQKILELTYKMIELLTGEVTLLGHYTVTL, from the exons ATGGATAGGGACAgcgacaagatggtggagaggatattacacctcaccctagagatcctcttccggcttactggagag gattatacagtagtgaagaagacctccagTGAGCGCTACCAGGCCCCTAagtttgagggatggggaagacccctgagcccaatcacagggcctccacctcaccccccgatacatgaggacatcaatgaccagaagatcctagaactcacctacaaaatgattgagctgctgactggagaggtgacactgctgggacattatacagtaacgctatga